The Eptesicus fuscus isolate TK198812 chromosome 16, DD_ASM_mEF_20220401, whole genome shotgun sequence DNA window ctctccacATCCATCTCCCCTGACACCCCACGGGATGGCTCAGAACAGgatggtggtgatcaggctgatcaCAAGATTGTCTCAGTCCTCAGCCTCGATGCCCACGGTTATGGAGGGTTGAGGTGGGTAGTGTACAGGTCCTTCAGGAGAGCTGCCAGTGGGAAGAAGAGTTTCACACAGACTCCGTGTTCAACCTGCTAGATTCCACGAATGCTTTAAGCATGATAGCCACACAGGTGGCCAGGGTTGGCATGGGACTCTCCTCTGGATGGGGAGGGGCCTACACAGAGGCTCAGTCCTAAATAAGGGTGTcatgggagggcagagtggaaggaaagacCAGGACTCTGACTGTAttccccacctgcctctccccagggccaccGCTTCTGTGATGGGAACCTGGCCGGACCTGATACAACATTTCGGCCAGCCCCTCATGTTCCCCTGGTTCATTCTAAAGCAGGCCTTGGTGCTGCACAGCCTCCCTGTCAAACACCCAGTGGGCCAAGTAAGAAGTCTTTGGGTGGAGCTGGAGAGACTAGAGCCTACAGAGGCACAGTGGGAAGGTGAGGGGACTGTAGTCTGGCAAGAGGATTGGGtgagtggggcagggggtggggtgtttCACGGGCCAGTCTTCCCTTTAAGGCAGTCACATCTTTCCTGTGTCTGAAAATGCACGGGAAAGTGAGGCATGTGCAAATACCTGTCTCTTTAACCTGCTCTAGAACCACTTAAAGAGCTCAACCACACCCCAGAGCTGGTGGAAGGGCCTGCTCCTGGGCTAGAGCCTGGTCCTGGTGTGAGAGTGGTGGAGCAATGTGGACCACCAGCTCTGATCCGAATGCCAACAACAgagccagctccatccccaacaACTGACTACCCCAGGGCTGTGACCCCTAAGGAGGAGAAGCTTCCCATCCTCACCTTCCCTCCAAGACTGGTGGCCGAGCAACTAACATCAATGGATGCAGTGAGTCTTGGTCTCTCAGGGTGGGAGGGACAGGAATTCCCTCTGCCCTTGGCCGCACCAACCTGCCTTTCCCTGATCCCAACTCCTATGATCTTGATGCAAATCGCAGCTCAACCTCTTTACCACCCATGGGTCCTGGACAACTTTCTCAACCCCCTGTGGGCTGTGGAGGTGggcaccccaggccctgctgcacAGAGTGGCTGTGCAGAttaaaagagggagaggagacaggaagctgggtggggcctggccctgTTAGTAGGGCAGGGAGCTCACTGTGTGCAGCCAGATCCATCGGCCGCCCATTCATGAGCCCATAGGCTCAGCAGCCTAAGCACTTATTTTGCCCCTGATGTGTGTTTACCACTAAGTGAGACAAACAGCTGTGGGTGTAGCTGTCACAGGGGAATGTGCACTGAATGTGGATTGGGTCCAGAGGGGTGTCAGATGCTGGAAGATGCCCTCTTGGGGTGAGCAGACGTAAGCCACTTCCTGGAGCTTGGAGTCACTGAGGATGGGCTGGAGGCAGATGCTCCTGTCCCTTCCCCACCAGTCTTGGCCCCTGGGTCATCCAgtgctgggtgccctgggtggaCAGAGAATGACTCCCATGGACTCCAAGGCTCAGTCAAATCCTGAGCTTCCTGAGCTTCCTGAGCTTCAGTCTTGTCCAGTGTCTCCTTCAGGGGCTGGGGACCCTGAACTGGTGTGTGGCAGGGCTGGGTGACACTCCCCTTTCTTCCCAGGAATTGTTCAAGAAGGTTCTGCCCCACCAGTGCCTGGGCTCTGTCTGGTCACAGAGGACCGAGCCTCGCAAGGGGCACCTGGTATCCACTGTCCGTGCCACTGTCAATCAATTCAACCACGTGGCTACCTGTGTGATCACCACCTGCCTTGGGGACCCAAGCTTGATGGCCCAGGACAGGGCCAAAGTGGTGGAACATTGGATAAAGGTAGCCAAGGTATGTTAGGGGAAGCCCAGCAGCATCCCTGTGCGGACCCTTGAAAAATGCATCTGCTGCTCAGACAGCTCTCAGGACTGAGGACTGAGATCAGAtccccagcacagcctccaggTCCTCTCTGCCTGGGTCCCTCAGACTTTGACCCACCCGGTCCCCATGGTGAGAGGTTCACTTCCTTCCTGGCTCCTTCTTTGGGTTGAGTTGGGATCCTCCTAGTTCTGGGAGTTGGTCTTTGGGTGCTAAAAGTGCGCACCCTGAGCATCTGTCCTATCAAGAGGAGCTGTCAATCAAGGGTGCCTGAAGCTACAGCTGCAGCTCTCACCTCACAGAACatgtctcccct harbors:
- the LOC114229652 gene encoding ral guanine nucleotide dissociation stimulator-like, giving the protein MGTWPDLIQHFGQPLMFPWFILKQALVLHSLPVKHPVGQVRSLWVELERLEPTEAQWEEPLKELNHTPELVEGPAPGLEPGPGVRVVEQCGPPALIRMPTTEPAPSPTTDYPRAVTPKEEKLPILTFPPRLVAEQLTSMDAELFKKVLPHQCLGSVWSQRTEPRKGHLVSTVRATVNQFNHVATCVITTCLGDPSLMAQDRAKVVEHWIKVAKECRSLRNFSSLHAILAALQSVSIVRLQETWGKVCRRRAVTVKKLFKEDSSLSRKQFIKQPSRFATMMLHLRGSRKGLHKKCVPFLGEYLTLLRRMDARRKDDMEVDKILQEIVVLQEAAQKYEIQPQQEFRAWFWALERLSENDSYIRSCQLEP